One segment of Arvicanthis niloticus isolate mArvNil1 chromosome 5, mArvNil1.pat.X, whole genome shotgun sequence DNA contains the following:
- the LOC117708384 gene encoding LOW QUALITY PROTEIN: PRAME family member 12-like (The sequence of the model RefSeq protein was modified relative to this genomic sequence to represent the inferred CDS: inserted 1 base in 1 codon): protein MSFTNPQTLQQLARSLLKDEALAISALENLPMELFPPLFKDAFTSKQPNILRQMVVAWPFPCLPVGALMETPHLEPLKALLDGLDLLLAQKDRPRNSNSWVQFPFRYSEIIELLTREELSKMVDLRDAHHDFWNIWAERQHIICSSDVIGNNQAVGNHPILGGKQAMTVLMNCFLVSHCPSKYLKYFYWWAKQRKXVIQVICQKLEFGAFPAYDPLDVLEVFDTGSIQESEINTCWDIHTLALLAPGLGQMKNLQKLTFKEIYVPVHLPWDQEIETCCFTEIFSQFSKLNKLQHLYLNDVSFLNGRLDQVLRCLESPLETLAITCCMLPQSDMNYLSQCPIIQQLKHLDLSGVTFLHLDDPFLGSLLQRLTSTLQTLKLKGCIFMDMQISAFLPALSQCSQLTEVNFMKNLLSMGSLKKLLQHTANLTQLTMEQYPAPDEVYDNIGDVIPDRFVQLCSELMGTLKGIRQPKQVYFLRMKASLFVSFSPYCGTYDQIQSSRSGNRMSKIAVPHQKLQAILLPQPS from the exons ATGAGTTTCACAAACCCACAAACACTCCAGCAGCTGGCAAGAAGCCTGCTGAAAGATGAAGCCTTGGCCATCTCTGCTCTGGAAAACCTGCCCATGGAActcttcccaccactcttcaaGGATGCATTCACCAGCAAACAACCTAATATCCTGAGGCAGATGGTGGTAGCATGGCCATTCCCATGCCTTCCTGTGGGAGCCCTGATGGAGACGCCTCACCTGGAGCCCTTGAAAGCTCTGCTTGATGGCCTGGATTTGCTGTTGGCACAAAAGGATCGACCCAG GAACTCCAACTCCTGGGTCCAATTCCCCTTcagatattctgaaataataGAACTGTTAACAAGGGAAGAATTATCAAAAA tgGTTGATTTACGAGATGCCCACCATGACTTCTGGAATATTTGGGCTGAAAGACAGCATATCATTTGCTCTTCAGATGTCATTGGCAACAACCAAGCAGTGGGAAATCATCCCATCCTAGGTGGGAAACAGGCCATGACTGTATTGATGAACTGTTTCCTCGTGTCCCACTGTCCCTCCAAatatctcaaatatttttattggtggGCCAAGCAGAGGA ATGTGATACAGGTGATCTGTCAGAAGTTAGAGTTTGGAGCCTTTCCTGCCTATGACCCACTGGATGTTTTGGAGGTTTTTGACACAGGCTCAATCCAGGAATCGGAAATAAACACATGCTGGGACATTCACACCCTTGCTTTGCTAGCCCCTGGCCTGGGCCAGATGAAAAACCTCCAGAAACTCACTTTCAAGGAAATCTATGTCCCTGTGCATTTGCCTTGGGACCAAGAGATAGAAACCTGCTGTTTTACAGAGATCTTTTCCCAGTTCTCCAAACTAAATAAGCTCCAGCATCTCTATTTGAATGATGTCTCCTTCCTGAATGGTCGCCTGGACCAAGTGCTCAG gtGTTTGGAGAGTCCACTAGAGACCCTTGCTATCACTTGCTGCATGCTGCCACAATCAGATATGAACTATCTGTCCCAGTGTCCAATCATCCAGCAGCTGAAACACCTGGACCTGAGTGGTGTCACCTTCCTACATTTAGATGATCCATTTCTAGGAAGCCTGCTACAAAGACTGACATCTACTCTGCAGACATTAAAATTGAAGGgctgtatattcatggacatgcAAATCAGTGCCTTCCTGCCGGCACTGAGCCAGTGTTCCCAGCTCACTGAAGTCAATTTTATGAAGAACTTATTGTCAATGGGCAGCCTGAAGAAGCTGCTGCAGCATACTGCCAACCTCACACAGCTGACCATGGAGCAGTACCCTGCCCCTGATGAAGTCTATGATAACATTGGTGATGTTATTCCAGACAGATTTGTACAGCTTTGTTCTGAGCTTATGGGCACACTCAAGGGTATAAGGCAGCCAAAACAGGTCTACTTTTTGA